From [Flavobacterium] thermophilum:
CCGCATCAGGACAGCATCGATCACCTCGCCGAGCGCATGCGGCGGAATGTCGGTCGCATAGCCGGCCGAAATCCCGGTCGAGCCATTCACCAACAAGTTCGGAAACATCGCCGGCAAGACGGTCGGCTCCTCCGTCGTATCGTCAAAGTTCGGCACAAACGCGACCGTTTGCTTGTCAATGTCGCGCAATAACTCAGCGGCGATCGCCGACAAGCGCGCTTCCGTGTAGCGCATCGCCGCCGGCGGGTCGCCGTCGAGGCTGCCGTTGTTGCCATGCATTTCAATCAGCACGTTGCGCAGCTTCCACTCTTGGCTCATCCGCACCATCGCCTCGTACACTGACGAGTCGCCATGCGGATGAAAATTGCCGATCACGTTCCCAACCGTTTTCGCCGCCTTACGAAACGGTTTATCGGCCGTGTTGCCATCGATGTACATCGCATACAAAATGCGGCGCTGCACGGGCTTCAGCCCGTCGCGCGCATCGGGCAGCGCCCGGTCTTGGATGATGTATTTGCTGTAGCGGCCGAAGCGGTCGCCAAGCACGTCTTCTAACGGCAATTCCAACAATCGCTCTGCCATCATACCTCTCCTTTCCTACAAGACATCGGCGCAATCATGGCGGCGTCTTTTCGCGCCGCCATCAGCCGATCCACCCTGGCTCTTCCTCAAGCCCAAAGGCAACATGCGTTTCAATCCATTTGCGGCGCGGCTCGACTTTATCGCCCATCAGTGTCGTCACCCGCCGCTCGGCGCGAGCCGCATCTTCAATGCGCACGCGGATCAACGTGCGCGTTTCCGGATTCATCGTCGTTTCCCACAATTGATCGGCGTTCATTTCGCCAAGCCCTTTGTAGCGCTGAATCGTATAGCCGCGGCCCATTCGTTTCGTGATTTCCCGCAATTGCTCATCCGTCCATGCGTATTCGATGACTTCCTTTTTGCCGCTTTTTTTGCTGATTTTATAAAGCGGCGGCAAGGCGATGTACACTTTTCCCGCTTCAATGAGCGGACGCATGTAGCGGTAAAAAAACGTCAAAAGCAGCACTTGAATATGGGCGCCGTCCGTGTCGGCGTCGGTCATAATGATCACTTTGTCGTAGTTGACATCATCGAGCGAAAAATCAGCGCCGACGCCGCCGCCGATGGCGTGGATGATCGTATTGATTTCCTCGTTTTTCAAAATATCGCCAAGCTTCGCCTTTTCCGTGTTGATGACTTTCCCGCGCAGCGGAAGGACCGCCTGGAAGCGGCGGTCGCGCCCTTGTTTCGCCGAACCGCCCGCCGAATCGCCTTCGACCAAATACAGCTCGTTTTTTTGCGGATTGCGCCCTTGCGCCGGCGTCAGCTTACCGCTTAAGAGCGCCTCTTTCCCTTTCCGCTTTTTGCCGCTTCTCGCCTCTTCGCGCGCTTTGCGGGCCGCTTCACGCGCCTGATAGGCCCGGATCGCTTTCTTAATGAGCATCGCGCTTACGTCCGGGTTTTCTTGCAGAAAGTACATGAGCTGCTCGGACACCACCGCATCGACGGCCGAACGCGCTTCGCTCGTTCCGAGCTTTCCTTTCGTCTGCCCTTCAAACTGAAGCAAGTGCTCTGGGATGCGCACCGAAACGACCGCGGACAATCCTTCGCGAATATCGGTTCCTTCCAAATTTTTATCTTTTTCCTTGAGCAAACCGACACGGCGGGCGTATTCGTTAAAAACGCGCGTCATCGCCGTTTTCGCACCCGCCTCATGCGTGCCGCCGTCTTTTGTGCGCACGTTGTTGACAAACGACAGCACGTTTTCCGAATAACCGTCATGAAACTGGAACGCAAACTCGACTTCAATGCCGTTTTGCTCGCCAGCAAAATACACAACCGGGTGGAGCACATCTTTTTCCTCATTCAAATAGGCGACAAACGCTTCAATTCCGTTTTCGTAGTGGAACACCTCGCGCATGCCGGTCCGTTCGTCAACGAGTTCGATTTTCAACCCTTTCAGCAAAAACGCCGATTCGCGCAGCCGTTCGCTCAAGGTCTCGTAATTGAACACCGTTGTGCTGAAAATCGTCGGATCCGGCTTAAAGTGAATGATCGTCCCGGTTTTGTCCGTCGTCCCGATTTTCTCTAGCGTCGTCACCGGTTTGCCTCCATGCTCAAACCGCTGCCGGTACATGAAGCCATCGCGGTGGATCGTGACGACGAGCCATTCCGACAAAGCGTTGACAACCGAAGCCCCGACCCCGTGCAGGCCGCCGCTCGTTTTATAGCCGCCTTGGCCGAATTTGCCGCCGGCATGAAGCACGGTCAAAATGACTTCCGGCGTCGGCTTGCCAAGCTTATGCATCCCGACCGGCATGCCGCGCCCTTCATCAAGGACGGTGATGCTGTTGTCTTTATGTATTTGCACCAAAATGTAATTTCCATATCCGGCCAACGCTTCATCGACCGAGTTGTCGACGATTTCATAAACAAGATGATGCAACCCGCGGCTGTCGGTGCTGCCGATGTACATCCCCGGCCGCTTCCTCACCGCCTCAAGCCCTTCTAACACTTGAATGGCATCTTCGTTATAGTCATGTATCGCTTGCTTTGCCACAAGCCCACCCCTTTCTGCCAAAACAAGAACATCTGTTTCTGTTTTATTGTATCATAAAATGACCAGCTGTCCATTGTCTTTTGACACCGCTTGACAAAATCGGACAACGGCGCCTGAAAAACGAAAGGACCATCTTAGAGAAGATGGCCGTTTCGTCAATGGCGCGCTTTGCCTGTTACGGGCGTTTCGTGAGCGCGTGTTCTACTTTAATGCAGCGATCCATAATCACCGTATAGCCTTTTTCCTTTAAAAACGCGTATGCTTCTTCATTGACGACGCCAAGCTGCGCCCAAAATACGTCCGCATCGATTTGCACAAACTCGCGGGCGAGCTCCGGCAAATGTTCGGAACGGCGAAACACATCGACGATATCGACATGTCCTTCGATATCCGTCAGTTTGTCGACCGCTGGAATGCCTTCCCATTCCTCGATCATCGGATTAACCGGAATGATTTCGTATCCGGCGTCTTTCATCGCCTTCGCCACCATATACGACTCGCGCTCGGGATTGTTGGACAAGCCGACAACGGCAATCCGCTTCGCCTTGCGCAAAATGTCGCCGATTTCTTCCCGGCTTGGGTTGACAATGGGCATCGGGTTCTCTCCTTCCCTCTTTGGTTTTGCAGTACTTGTTTCGCGATCGAGAAAGAAAAATCCTTCTATGAGACAGAAAATGGTTTAGCCCTTTTTAACATTGTGCAACAAACGCTAAAACTTTCCCGAACGAAAAATCGAGTAAAGCAGCCAACCAAAAAGAAAAGCGGACACACCTAATCCGATTTCAACAGCAGGAATTTTCCATAGCAGCATCGACGGCCGCCCGAGCGAGGAAGCGATCATCAGCCCGGCAAGGACGATGCTCCACGAAAGAAGAACGATGCTAAACGACAGCCGGTTCGTAATCTGATCGAGCTTCTTTAGCAGCGTTTCCAAATCAGGCGCCGTGATTTCCAATCGAAGCTTGCCATGCCGCATCATTTTCGTCCATTCCTTTACGCTGTCCGGCAAGCGAAGCAACCATTCACCGTAGTCGAAAATCCGTTTCCACGCCGTTTCCGCTACACGGTCAGGCCGAAGACGCTCTTTCATCAGCTTTCTCCCAAACGGTTCGGCCACATCCATGATGCGAAACTGCGGGTCAAGCGTCTCCACGACCCCTTCGACCGTCAACAGCGCTTTCCCTAACAGCGTCAAATCGCTTGGGATGCGAATGCCATGGCGAAATGCCACCGAAAGCAAATCCTCGACGGCTTCCCCAAGACTGATCTCACCGAGCGGGACGCGGTAGTATTTCTCCCGCAACTCGTCAATATCATCGCGCAATTTTCCTTCATCGACTCCGTCAGGAACAATTCCTAAACCGTAAATCGCACCCAACACCCCATCCGTGTTTTGCCGCATTAAGGCGATGATGAGTGAAGAAAGATGATGTTTGACATGAGGTCGAAGGCGGCCCATCAAGCCAAAGTCAATGAAGGAAAGCGTTCCATCGTCAAGAACAAATACATTGCCAGGATGAGGGTCGCCATGAAAAAATCCATGCTCAAACATTTGTTGAAAGGTTGCTTCAGCCAAACGCTCGGCGATCGTTTTTAAGGAGTGGCCGTTCGCTTTCAACCGCTCGATCTCCCCGAGTTTGATCCCTTCGACATATTCCATCGTGAGCACTGTTTTCGTCGTATAATCCCAAAACACCTTCGGGACATACACCGACGAATCGCCGGCAAACTGCCGTGCAAACCGTTCCGCATGGCGCGCCTCGACTGTATAATCCAGCTCCTGCCGTAATGAACGCGCCAGTTCATCGACAATCTCAGACAATTGGTAGGTTGCCGCCCAATCGAGACGGCGTTCCGCCAGCACGGCCAAATCTTGCAAAATTTCCAGATCCGTCTCCACCCGCGCAGCGATGTGCGGGCGCTGCACTTTCACCGCCACGGCCTGTCCGGAAGGAAGAACCGCCCGGTGCACTTGTCCAAGCGAAGCGGCAGCGAGCGGCATTTCCTCAAATGAACGAAAGAGTGTTTCCAGCGAACTTCCAAACTCCGCTTCGACAATCCGGCGGACATCGGCAAACGGAAACGGCGGAACTTGGTCTTGCAGCTTTTCGAGCTCACTGATGATCGGAGCGGGAATCAAATCCGGCCG
This genomic window contains:
- the parE gene encoding DNA topoisomerase 4 subunit B, with the protein product MAKQAIHDYNEDAIQVLEGLEAVRKRPGMYIGSTDSRGLHHLVYEIVDNSVDEALAGYGNYILVQIHKDNSITVLDEGRGMPVGMHKLGKPTPEVILTVLHAGGKFGQGGYKTSGGLHGVGASVVNALSEWLVVTIHRDGFMYRQRFEHGGKPVTTLEKIGTTDKTGTIIHFKPDPTIFSTTVFNYETLSERLRESAFLLKGLKIELVDERTGMREVFHYENGIEAFVAYLNEEKDVLHPVVYFAGEQNGIEVEFAFQFHDGYSENVLSFVNNVRTKDGGTHEAGAKTAMTRVFNEYARRVGLLKEKDKNLEGTDIREGLSAVVSVRIPEHLLQFEGQTKGKLGTSEARSAVDAVVSEQLMYFLQENPDVSAMLIKKAIRAYQAREAARKAREEARSGKKRKGKEALLSGKLTPAQGRNPQKNELYLVEGDSAGGSAKQGRDRRFQAVLPLRGKVINTEKAKLGDILKNEEINTIIHAIGGGVGADFSLDDVNYDKVIIMTDADTDGAHIQVLLLTFFYRYMRPLIEAGKVYIALPPLYKISKKSGKKEVIEYAWTDEQLREITKRMGRGYTIQRYKGLGEMNADQLWETTMNPETRTLIRVRIEDAARAERRVTTLMGDKVEPRRKWIETHVAFGLEEEPGWIG
- the yccU gene encoding acetyl coenzyme A synthetase (ADP forming), alpha domain; protein product: MPIVNPSREEIGDILRKAKRIAVVGLSNNPERESYMVAKAMKDAGYEIIPVNPMIEEWEGIPAVDKLTDIEGHVDIVDVFRRSEHLPELAREFVQIDADVFWAQLGVVNEEAYAFLKEKGYTVIMDRCIKVEHALTKRP
- the ubiB gene encoding Aminoglycoside acetyltransferase regulator, which codes for MIGKRVRHIGRYHEIAASLLRHGFGMIVDELGFSSFLSLPPRWRAEQGKKEGKTVGERLRLVLEELGPTFVKLGQIASTRPDLIPAPIISELEKLQDQVPPFPFADVRRIVEAEFGSSLETLFRSFEEMPLAAASLGQVHRAVLPSGQAVAVKVQRPHIAARVETDLEILQDLAVLAERRLDWAATYQLSEIVDELARSLRQELDYTVEARHAERFARQFAGDSSVYVPKVFWDYTTKTVLTMEYVEGIKLGEIERLKANGHSLKTIAERLAEATFQQMFEHGFFHGDPHPGNVFVLDDGTLSFIDFGLMGRLRPHVKHHLSSLIIALMRQNTDGVLGAIYGLGIVPDGVDEGKLRDDIDELREKYYRVPLGEISLGEAVEDLLSVAFRHGIRIPSDLTLLGKALLTVEGVVETLDPQFRIMDVAEPFGRKLMKERLRPDRVAETAWKRIFDYGEWLLRLPDSVKEWTKMMRHGKLRLEITAPDLETLLKKLDQITNRLSFSIVLLSWSIVLAGLMIASSLGRPSMLLWKIPAVEIGLGVSAFLFGWLLYSIFRSGKF